The following are from one region of the Streptomyces tuirus genome:
- a CDS encoding fructose-specific PTS transporter subunit EIIC — MTSPAGPPPTGSGDGERQRLRLLAVTACPTGIAHTYMAAEKLALAAESRGIDMKVETQGSIGAENVLTDNDVKHADGVIVAADKDVDLSRFAGKRVLTVGVDEGIRHPERLIERVLSAPVHTGGGARTAPAAGGGRERSAGYKALMNGVSYMIPFVVVGGLLIAISLSIGGHTDPSGGLVIPKDSFWMDVNNIGVIGFTLMVPILSGYIAYAIGDRPALVPGMIGGWIANTGELYDSKAGAGFIGAIVTGFLAGYLVVWIKKVKVPKFAQPIMPIIVIPIVATTALGLFFIYVIGKPISWVFEHLTDWLSGMTGTSAILLGAILGLMIAFDMGGPVNKTAFLFGAGLIATGNQTVMGMCAAAIPVMPLGQGLATLIRKRLYTEQERETGFAALFMGCFGISEGAIPFAAARPTQVIPANMLGGAVAGAIAGVAGVEDAVPHGGPIVAVLGAVSGVPMFFVAVVIGSIVTALVTVALVDLSERRRRGEALGGVGAPAGPEPALVGVGAGAQGGGDAVAERTVRAAEPAGAPAASGEAVAPGSAGRAPAEEAGVGEVLSGYLTRQTVRVELGAGDKESAIREMSEQLAGTGRVADVEELVACALRREAQGTTGLGDHIAIPHAKTDAVTEPVVGFARSVEGVEWGSLDGTKARLVFMIAVPEAAAGDEHLRILAVLSRKLMDAGFRERLLAASDADTLLGVLREVG, encoded by the coding sequence GTGACCAGTCCGGCCGGCCCTCCCCCCACGGGCAGCGGCGATGGCGAGCGGCAGCGGTTGAGGCTGCTCGCGGTGACCGCCTGCCCGACCGGCATCGCCCATACGTACATGGCGGCCGAAAAGCTCGCCCTGGCCGCCGAGAGTCGCGGCATCGACATGAAGGTGGAGACGCAAGGATCCATCGGGGCCGAAAATGTGCTCACTGACAACGATGTCAAGCACGCCGACGGCGTGATCGTCGCCGCGGACAAGGACGTGGACCTGAGCCGCTTCGCCGGCAAGCGGGTGCTGACGGTCGGGGTCGACGAGGGCATTCGCCACCCCGAGCGGCTGATCGAGCGGGTGCTGTCCGCGCCCGTGCACACGGGAGGGGGCGCCCGCACGGCCCCCGCGGCCGGTGGCGGCAGGGAGCGGAGCGCCGGATACAAGGCGCTCATGAACGGGGTCAGTTACATGATCCCGTTCGTCGTGGTCGGGGGGCTGCTGATCGCGATCTCGCTCTCGATCGGCGGGCACACCGACCCCTCGGGCGGTCTGGTCATCCCGAAGGACTCCTTCTGGATGGATGTGAACAACATCGGCGTCATCGGCTTCACGCTGATGGTGCCGATCCTGTCCGGCTACATCGCGTACGCGATCGGGGACCGGCCCGCTCTCGTGCCCGGCATGATCGGCGGCTGGATCGCCAACACCGGTGAGCTGTACGACTCCAAGGCGGGCGCCGGTTTCATCGGGGCGATCGTGACCGGGTTCCTCGCCGGGTATCTGGTGGTGTGGATCAAGAAGGTGAAGGTCCCGAAGTTCGCGCAGCCGATCATGCCGATCATCGTGATCCCGATCGTGGCGACCACGGCCCTGGGGCTGTTCTTCATCTACGTCATCGGCAAGCCGATCTCCTGGGTGTTCGAGCACCTGACGGACTGGCTCAGCGGGATGACCGGTACCAGCGCGATCCTGCTCGGCGCGATTCTGGGGCTCATGATCGCGTTCGACATGGGCGGGCCGGTCAACAAGACGGCGTTCCTGTTCGGGGCCGGCCTCATCGCGACCGGCAATCAGACGGTGATGGGCATGTGCGCGGCGGCCATCCCGGTCATGCCGCTGGGGCAGGGCCTGGCCACGCTGATACGGAAGCGGCTGTACACCGAGCAGGAGCGGGAGACCGGGTTCGCCGCACTGTTCATGGGGTGCTTCGGCATCTCCGAGGGTGCGATCCCGTTCGCGGCGGCGCGCCCCACGCAGGTCATCCCCGCCAACATGCTGGGTGGCGCGGTCGCCGGTGCGATCGCCGGGGTCGCCGGGGTCGAGGACGCGGTGCCGCACGGCGGGCCGATCGTGGCCGTGCTGGGTGCGGTGAGCGGGGTGCCGATGTTCTTCGTGGCCGTGGTGATCGGTTCGATCGTCACCGCACTGGTCACGGTCGCCCTGGTCGACCTGAGTGAGCGCAGGCGGCGCGGGGAGGCACTCGGCGGAGTCGGCGCCCCGGCCGGGCCCGAGCCGGCCCTGGTCGGCGTCGGAGCCGGAGCGCAGGGCGGCGGAGATGCCGTGGCGGAGCGGACCGTACGCGCGGCAGAGCCGGCCGGCGCGCCCGCGGCTTCCGGGGAGGCGGTGGCTCCCGGGAGCGCGGGTCGCGCTCCCGCCGAGGAGGCCGGCGTGGGCGAGGTGCTCTCCGGCTATCTGACCCGGCAGACCGTGCGGGTCGAGCTCGGTGCCGGTGACAAGGAGTCCGCGATCCGGGAGATGAGTGAGCAGCTGGCTGGCACCGGCAGGGTCGCGGACGTGGAGGAACTGGTGGCGTGTGCGCTGCGCCGGGAGGCGCAGGGTACGACCGGGCTCGGCGACCACATCGCGATACCGCACGCCAAGACGGACGCGGTGACGGAGCCGGTCGTCGGTTTCGCGCGGTCCGTGGAGGGCGTCGAGTGGGGATCGCTGGACGGTACGAAGGCGAGGCTGGTGTTCATGATCGCCGTGCCGGAGGCGGCCGCGGGTGACGAGCATCTGCGGATCCTGGCGGTGCTGTCGCGGAAGTTGATGGATGCCGGGTTCCGGGAGCGGCTGCTGGCCGCGTCGGACGCGGACACGCTGCTCGGAGTGCTGCGCGAGGTCGGGTAG
- the lepB gene encoding signal peptidase I produces the protein MSGKGRGLGIAAVVVGLVGLLSGLGGFVGFRGFGGSVVRSDSMKPAHGPGDRVVFERIGGSDVRRGDVVLFSAPDRYGFDELVMARVIGVGGDHVMCCGGTGAGTRIAVNGKPLREPYLENPEASRGFVTPAYDVRVPEGRLFMLGDHRANARDARAFLDDRGGTLPESVIRGRVIDDSTVPVVLGSAMLLGALAVPTGVGLGIAAVVVRRRARSVALAPTPWGVRG, from the coding sequence ATGTCTGGCAAGGGGCGGGGGCTGGGGATCGCAGCCGTCGTGGTGGGGCTGGTGGGGCTGCTGTCGGGGCTCGGTGGTTTCGTCGGTTTCCGGGGTTTCGGTGGCTCGGTCGTGCGGAGCGACAGCATGAAGCCGGCGCACGGCCCGGGCGACCGGGTCGTCTTCGAGCGGATCGGGGGGAGCGATGTACGGCGCGGGGATGTCGTGCTGTTCTCGGCGCCGGACCGGTACGGCTTCGACGAGTTGGTGATGGCAAGGGTCATCGGTGTGGGCGGCGATCACGTGATGTGCTGCGGGGGGACGGGTGCGGGCACTCGTATCGCCGTGAACGGAAAGCCGCTGCGGGAGCCGTATCTGGAGAACCCGGAGGCCAGCCGTGGGTTCGTCACTCCCGCCTACGACGTGCGGGTCCCGGAGGGCCGGCTCTTCATGCTGGGCGACCATCGCGCGAACGCCCGTGACGCGCGGGCCTTCCTCGACGACCGGGGCGGGACATTGCCGGAGTCGGTGATCCGGGGACGCGTGATCGATGACTCCACCGTGCCGGTGGTGCTCGGCTCGGCGATGCTGCTCGGTGCCCTGGCGGTGCCGACCGGGGTGGGGCTGGGGATCGCCGCCGTGGTCGTGCGGCGGCGGGCGCGGAGCGTGGCGCTGGCCCCGACGCCGTGGGGCGTGCGGGGCTGA
- a CDS encoding cation diffusion facilitator family transporter has product MSASGGTKAIVAALAANLAIAVAKFVAFLFSGSSSMLAESVHSVADSGNQALLLVGGKKAKREATPEHPFGYGRERYIYAFLVSIVLFSVGGMFALYEGYEKIKHPHELTHWYWPVGVLVFAIIAESFSFRTAIKESNPLRGGRSWKDFVRHAKAPELPVVLLEDLGALVGLILALGGVGLALLTGESVWDGIGTLCIGILLILIALVLAAETKSLLLGESAGAEETRKIEAAVVDGDTVTRVIHMRTLHLGPEELLVAAKIAVRHDGTATEIAAAIDAAEARIRDAVPIARVIYLEPDIYSEREAAKGPDPEATPGGPTPSDAGH; this is encoded by the coding sequence ATGAGCGCGTCAGGCGGAACCAAGGCGATCGTGGCGGCACTGGCCGCCAACCTCGCCATCGCGGTAGCGAAGTTCGTGGCGTTCCTCTTCAGCGGCTCGTCATCGATGCTCGCCGAGTCCGTCCACTCCGTCGCCGACTCGGGCAACCAGGCACTGCTCCTGGTCGGCGGCAAGAAGGCGAAGCGCGAGGCCACCCCGGAACACCCCTTCGGCTACGGCCGCGAGCGCTACATCTACGCCTTCCTCGTCTCCATCGTCCTCTTCTCGGTCGGTGGCATGTTCGCCCTCTACGAGGGCTACGAGAAGATCAAGCACCCGCACGAGCTGACGCACTGGTACTGGCCCGTCGGCGTCCTGGTCTTCGCGATCATCGCCGAGAGCTTCTCCTTCCGGACGGCCATCAAGGAGTCCAACCCGCTGCGCGGCGGCCGCTCCTGGAAGGACTTCGTCCGCCACGCCAAGGCCCCCGAGCTCCCCGTCGTCCTTCTGGAGGACCTCGGCGCCCTCGTCGGCCTCATCCTCGCGCTCGGCGGCGTCGGCCTCGCCCTTCTCACCGGCGAGAGCGTCTGGGACGGCATCGGCACCCTCTGCATCGGCATCCTGCTCATCCTGATCGCCCTGGTCCTGGCCGCCGAGACCAAGTCCCTGCTGCTCGGCGAGTCCGCCGGCGCAGAGGAGACCCGGAAGATCGAGGCCGCCGTCGTCGACGGCGACACCGTCACCCGCGTCATCCACATGCGCACCCTCCACCTCGGCCCCGAGGAACTCCTCGTCGCCGCCAAGATCGCCGTCCGGCACGACGGCACGGCCACCGAGATCGCCGCCGCGATCGACGCCGCCGAGGCCCGCATCCGCGACGCCGTCCCGATCGCCCGCGTGATCTACCTCGAGCCGGACATCTACAGCGAGCGCGAAGCCGCCAAGGGCCCCGACCCCGAGGCCACACCCGGGGGACCGACGCCGAGCGACGCCGGACACTGA
- the manA gene encoding mannose-6-phosphate isomerase, class I, with protein MDRLDNTVRPYAWGSPTAIPQLLGVEPTGRPQAEMWMGAHPGAPSRTGRGTLAEVVDADPEKELGPAAVARFGPRLPFLLKLLAAGAPLSLQVHPDLAQAKEGYADEERRGIPVDAPHRNYKDANHKPELICALTEFDGLCGFRDPLQAAALLDDLGVDSLKPYVDLLHAHPEDAALREVLTAILTADPDEMSRTVAEAAAACDRLGGAYAPYADIAHHYPGDPGVIAAMLLNHVRLQPGEALYLGAGVPHAYLDGLGVEIMANSDNVLRCGLTPKHVDVPELLRIVRFLPSDPGVLRPEASPDGEEVYETPIDEFRLSRYVLPEAGAAHDLTRPTPQILLCTAGTVRAGEHELTPGESVFVPAGEKAEVSGTGTLFRATVVA; from the coding sequence ATGGACCGCCTCGACAACACCGTCCGCCCCTACGCCTGGGGTTCCCCGACCGCCATTCCGCAGCTGCTCGGCGTCGAGCCGACCGGCCGGCCGCAGGCGGAGATGTGGATGGGCGCCCACCCGGGCGCACCCTCGCGCACCGGCCGGGGCACGCTCGCCGAGGTGGTCGACGCCGACCCCGAGAAGGAACTCGGACCCGCCGCCGTCGCCAGGTTCGGCCCCCGGCTGCCCTTCCTCCTCAAGCTCCTCGCCGCGGGCGCGCCGCTCTCCCTCCAAGTCCACCCCGACCTCGCGCAGGCGAAGGAGGGCTACGCGGACGAGGAACGGCGCGGCATCCCCGTGGACGCCCCGCACCGCAACTACAAGGACGCCAACCACAAGCCCGAACTGATCTGCGCCCTCACCGAGTTCGACGGCCTGTGCGGCTTCCGCGACCCGCTTCAGGCCGCGGCCCTCCTCGACGACCTCGGCGTCGACTCCCTCAAGCCCTACGTCGACCTGCTGCACGCCCACCCCGAGGACGCCGCCCTGCGCGAGGTCCTCACGGCGATCCTCACCGCCGACCCCGACGAGATGTCCCGCACCGTCGCGGAAGCGGCCGCCGCCTGCGACCGCCTCGGCGGCGCCTACGCCCCCTACGCCGACATCGCCCACCACTACCCGGGCGACCCCGGCGTCATCGCCGCGATGCTCCTCAACCACGTCCGGCTCCAGCCCGGCGAGGCCCTCTACCTGGGCGCCGGCGTGCCGCACGCCTACCTCGACGGCCTCGGCGTCGAGATCATGGCCAACTCCGACAACGTCCTGCGCTGCGGCCTGACGCCCAAGCACGTCGACGTCCCCGAACTCCTGCGCATCGTCCGCTTCCTCCCCAGCGACCCCGGCGTCCTGCGCCCCGAGGCCTCCCCGGACGGCGAGGAGGTCTACGAGACGCCCATCGACGAGTTCCGCCTCTCCCGCTACGTCCTCCCCGAGGCGGGCGCCGCCCACGACCTCACCCGCCCGACCCCGCAGATCCTGCTCTGCACGGCCGGCACCGTCCGGGCCGGCGAACACGAGCTGACCCCCGGTGAGTCCGTCTTCGTCCCGGCCGGCGAAAAGGCCGAAGTGTCCGGAACGGGAACGCTTTTCCGGGCCACCGTCGTCGCCTGA
- a CDS encoding SIS domain-containing protein, translated as MLDESLLDSPEGLAEADHRGLLRGAAEAGARVRTAARHAAEAGVNDLKPDGRPRAVLIAGPGAAATHAADLIGTLAGAGSPVIRLAPTGVAPAAGALRWELPGWVGSVDLLLITTPDGTEPGLSLLAEQAYRRGCTVVAVAPARTPLAEALAGVHGLFVPMATAPYDQDEPLAASAPGVLWALLTPLLALLDRTGVLAAPPDALGKVADRLDLVAERCGPAIATYSNAAKTLAAELSDALPVVWTEGVSAGPAGRRFAAGLAELSGTPAVVAELPEALAAHGALLAGPLAASADPDDFFRDRVEEAPALHARVVLLRDRPIGGLTAAPAARELALSHDTPISELEPEPGGELETLAELIAITDFAAVYLALASRA; from the coding sequence ATGCTCGACGAATCGCTGCTCGACTCCCCGGAGGGCCTCGCCGAGGCCGACCACCGCGGACTGCTCCGCGGCGCCGCAGAAGCCGGCGCCCGCGTGCGTACCGCGGCCCGCCACGCCGCCGAGGCGGGCGTCAACGACCTCAAGCCGGACGGCCGCCCCCGCGCGGTGCTCATCGCCGGCCCCGGAGCCGCCGCCACCCACGCCGCCGACCTCATCGGCACGCTCGCCGGCGCCGGCAGCCCGGTCATCCGCCTCGCCCCCACCGGCGTCGCCCCCGCCGCGGGCGCCCTGCGGTGGGAACTGCCCGGCTGGGTCGGCTCCGTGGACCTCCTGCTGATCACCACCCCGGACGGCACCGAACCCGGCCTGTCACTGCTCGCCGAGCAGGCCTACCGCCGGGGCTGCACCGTCGTGGCCGTGGCCCCCGCCCGCACCCCGCTCGCCGAGGCCCTCGCCGGTGTGCACGGCCTGTTCGTCCCCATGGCGACCGCCCCGTACGACCAGGACGAGCCCCTCGCCGCGTCCGCCCCGGGCGTCCTGTGGGCCCTGCTCACCCCCCTCCTCGCGCTCCTGGACCGCACGGGCGTGCTCGCCGCCCCGCCGGACGCCCTCGGCAAGGTCGCCGACCGCCTCGATCTCGTCGCCGAACGCTGCGGCCCGGCCATCGCCACGTACAGCAACGCCGCCAAGACCCTGGCCGCCGAACTCTCCGACGCGCTCCCGGTCGTCTGGACCGAGGGCGTCTCGGCAGGCCCGGCCGGCCGCCGCTTCGCAGCGGGCCTCGCCGAACTGTCCGGGACCCCCGCGGTCGTCGCCGAACTCCCCGAGGCGCTCGCCGCCCACGGCGCCCTGCTCGCCGGCCCGTTGGCCGCCAGCGCCGACCCCGACGACTTCTTCCGCGACCGCGTCGAGGAAGCGCCCGCCCTGCACGCGCGCGTGGTACTGCTCCGCGACCGCCCCATCGGCGGCCTCACCGCCGCCCCCGCCGCCCGCGAACTCGCCCTCAGCCACGACACACCGATCAGCGAGCTCGAACCGGAGCCCGGCGGCGAACTGGAGACCCTCGCGGAACTGATCGCCATCACGGATTTCGCCGCGGTTTACCTGGCGCTCGCTTCGAGGGCCTGA
- a CDS encoding Trm112 family protein, with protein sequence MPLESGLLEILACPACHSSLTEQDTELICTDTSCGLAYPVRDGIPVLLVDEARRPA encoded by the coding sequence ATGCCTCTCGAATCCGGCCTGCTCGAGATCCTCGCCTGCCCGGCCTGTCACTCCTCCCTCACGGAGCAGGACACCGAACTGATCTGCACCGACACCAGCTGCGGCCTGGCCTACCCCGTCCGCGACGGCATCCCCGTCCTGCTCGTCGACGAGGCCCGCCGCCCCGCCTGA
- a CDS encoding phosphomannomutase/phosphoglucomutase, giving the protein MAADLSQVVKAYDVRGVVPDQWDESLAELFGAAFVRVTGASAITTGHDMRPSSPGLSRAFARGAAAQGADVTEIGLCSTDQLYYASGALNLPGAMFTASHNPAQYNGIKMCRSGAAPVGQDTGLTEIRELVEGWSESGAPEPAAKTGTITGRDTLSDYAAHLRSLVDLTAVRPLKVVVDAGNGMGGHTVPEVFAGLPLTLVPMYFELDGTFPNHEANPLDPANLVDLQKRVREEGADLGLAFDGDADRCFVVDERGEPVSPSAITALVASRELARHGGKGTIIHNLITSWSVPEVVEENGGSPVRTRVGHSFIKAEMARTGAIFGGEHSAHYYFRDFWNADTGMLAALHVLAALGGQDGTLSSLVAQYDRYAGSGEINSTVADQQASLTAIRTAYGARDGVTLDELDGLTVSSADWWFNVRPSNTEPLLRLNAEARDAGTMARVRDEVLGIIRG; this is encoded by the coding sequence GTGGCTGCTGATCTGTCGCAGGTCGTGAAGGCGTACGACGTACGCGGAGTCGTCCCCGACCAGTGGGACGAGTCCCTGGCCGAGCTCTTCGGGGCGGCCTTCGTGCGGGTCACCGGCGCGAGCGCCATCACGACGGGGCATGACATGCGGCCCTCCTCACCGGGCCTGTCGCGTGCCTTCGCGCGCGGGGCGGCCGCCCAGGGCGCCGACGTGACGGAGATCGGCCTCTGCTCGACGGACCAGCTGTACTACGCCTCGGGCGCGCTGAACCTCCCGGGCGCGATGTTCACCGCCTCCCACAACCCGGCGCAGTACAACGGCATCAAGATGTGCCGCTCGGGTGCCGCCCCGGTCGGCCAGGACACCGGCCTGACGGAGATCCGCGAACTGGTGGAGGGCTGGAGCGAGTCGGGCGCCCCGGAGCCGGCCGCGAAGACGGGCACCATCACCGGCCGCGACACGCTGTCGGACTACGCGGCCCACCTGCGCTCCCTGGTCGACCTGACCGCCGTCCGCCCCCTGAAGGTCGTCGTCGACGCCGGCAACGGCATGGGCGGGCACACCGTCCCCGAGGTCTTCGCCGGCCTGCCGCTGACCCTGGTGCCGATGTACTTCGAGCTGGACGGCACCTTCCCCAACCACGAGGCCAACCCCCTCGACCCCGCCAACCTCGTCGACCTGCAGAAGCGGGTCCGCGAGGAGGGCGCCGACCTGGGCCTCGCCTTCGACGGCGACGCCGACCGCTGCTTCGTCGTCGACGAGCGCGGCGAGCCGGTCTCCCCGTCGGCGATCACCGCCCTGGTCGCCTCCCGCGAACTGGCGCGGCACGGCGGCAAGGGCACGATCATCCACAACCTGATCACCTCCTGGTCGGTCCCCGAGGTGGTCGAGGAGAACGGCGGCAGCCCGGTCCGCACCCGCGTGGGCCACTCCTTCATCAAGGCCGAGATGGCCCGCACCGGCGCGATCTTCGGCGGCGAGCACTCCGCGCACTACTACTTCCGCGACTTCTGGAACGCCGACACGGGCATGCTGGCCGCCCTCCACGTCCTCGCGGCCCTCGGCGGCCAGGACGGCACCCTGTCCTCCCTCGTGGCCCAGTACGACCGCTACGCGGGCTCCGGCGAGATCAACTCCACGGTCGCCGACCAGCAGGCCAGCCTCACCGCGATCCGCACCGCGTACGGGGCCCGCGACGGCGTCACCCTCGACGAGCTCGACGGCCTCACGGTCTCCTCCGCCGACTGGTGGTTCAACGTCCGCCCGTCCAACACGGAACCGCTGCTCCGCCTCAACGCGGAGGCGCGCGACGCCGGGACGATGGCCCGGGTCCGCGACGAGGTGCTGGGGATCATCAGGGGCTGA
- a CDS encoding L-lactate permease — protein sequence MYVQELEPVAGSLGLSALVAALPLVIVLVLLGGVRMKAHLAGLTGLLAAVLVAWLAYGMPLGQTLSSGAQGAVFGLFPILWIVVNALWVYRMTVRTRHFDILRRSFGRLSDDPRIQALVIAFCFGALLEALAGFGAPVAISAVMLVALGFEPVRAAVVALVANTAPVAFGAMGTPVVTLAQVTGLPLDSVASVVGRQTPLLALVVPLVLVWLVDGRRGLRETWVPALACGVAFAVAQFAASNYVSAQLADIGAALAGAGALVAVPRARVPAAESVRASVLTGVRSEELDEEDPPREVLRAYAPYALIVVIFSVAQIPPVKDWLARATQTFDWPFLNVAGPDGEPVGGNVFSWPVVSTGGTLVLLAGILTAAVIGVHARVAVREWLATVHELRFAILTVTSVLALAYVMNLSGQAATIGHFVAAAGAGLAFLSPVLGWFGVAVSGSDTSANALFGALQVTAARESGLSPELLAAANSSGGVLGKMISPQNLTIACAAVGLAGREGDLLRKVLPWSLGLLLVMCLIVVGQSTPVLGWMLP from the coding sequence GTGTACGTCCAGGAACTGGAACCCGTCGCCGGCTCACTCGGCCTGTCCGCCCTGGTGGCGGCCCTGCCCCTGGTGATCGTCCTGGTCCTGCTCGGCGGCGTCCGCATGAAGGCGCACCTGGCGGGCCTGACCGGCCTCCTCGCCGCCGTCCTCGTCGCCTGGCTCGCCTATGGCATGCCGCTCGGCCAGACCCTCTCCAGCGGCGCCCAGGGCGCCGTCTTCGGCCTCTTCCCCATCCTGTGGATCGTGGTCAACGCCCTGTGGGTGTACCGGATGACCGTCCGCACCCGGCACTTCGACATCCTGCGCCGGTCCTTCGGGCGGCTGTCCGACGACCCGCGCATCCAGGCCCTCGTCATCGCCTTCTGCTTCGGGGCGCTGCTGGAGGCGCTGGCCGGCTTCGGGGCGCCCGTCGCGATCAGCGCGGTGATGCTGGTCGCCCTCGGCTTCGAACCGGTGCGCGCGGCCGTCGTCGCCCTGGTCGCCAACACCGCGCCCGTGGCCTTCGGCGCGATGGGCACGCCGGTCGTCACGCTCGCCCAGGTGACCGGACTGCCCCTGGACTCCGTGGCGTCCGTGGTGGGCCGTCAGACGCCGCTGCTGGCACTCGTGGTGCCGCTGGTGCTGGTCTGGCTCGTGGACGGCCGGCGCGGCCTGCGCGAGACCTGGGTGCCCGCCCTGGCCTGCGGAGTCGCCTTCGCCGTAGCCCAGTTCGCCGCGTCCAACTACGTCTCCGCCCAACTCGCCGACATCGGCGCCGCCCTGGCCGGTGCGGGCGCCCTGGTCGCCGTACCACGCGCGCGCGTGCCCGCCGCCGAGTCGGTGCGCGCCTCCGTGCTGACGGGTGTCCGCAGCGAGGAACTCGACGAGGAGGACCCGCCCCGCGAGGTCCTGCGCGCGTACGCCCCCTACGCGCTGATCGTCGTGATCTTCTCCGTCGCGCAGATCCCGCCCGTCAAGGACTGGCTCGCCCGGGCCACCCAGACCTTCGACTGGCCCTTCCTGAACGTCGCCGGCCCCGACGGCGAACCGGTCGGCGGCAACGTCTTCAGCTGGCCCGTCGTGTCGACCGGCGGCACCCTCGTCCTGCTCGCGGGGATCCTCACGGCCGCCGTCATCGGGGTCCACGCGCGCGTGGCGGTCAGAGAGTGGCTCGCGACCGTCCACGAACTGCGCTTCGCGATCCTCACCGTGACGTCCGTCCTGGCCCTCGCCTACGTCATGAACCTCTCCGGGCAGGCGGCGACCATCGGCCACTTCGTGGCGGCGGCCGGAGCCGGGCTCGCGTTCCTGTCGCCCGTCCTCGGCTGGTTCGGCGTCGCCGTGTCCGGCTCGGACACCTCCGCCAACGCCCTCTTCGGCGCCCTCCAGGTGACCGCCGCCCGCGAGTCCGGACTCTCGCCCGAGCTGCTGGCCGCCGCCAACAGCTCCGGCGGCGTCCTCGGCAAGATGATCTCCCCGCAGAACCTCACGATCGCCTGCGCGGCCGTCGGACTCGCGGGCCGCGAGGGCGACCTGCTGCGCAAGGTGCTGCCGTGGAGCCTGGGCCTGCTGCTGGTGATGTGCCTGATCGTGGTCGGCCAGAGCACCCCGGTCCTGGGCTGGATGCTGCCCTGA
- a CDS encoding DUF3499 domain-containing protein, translating into MESRRGPLKSAVPSNVVSPVRRCSRTACGRPAVATLTYVYADSTAVLGPLATYAEPHCYDLCAEHSERLTAPRGWEVVRLLDGSAPARPSGDDLEALANAVREAARPQERAAEAGGGGRGADPREVARRGHLRVLRSPDN; encoded by the coding sequence GTGGAGAGTCGTCGCGGCCCGCTCAAGAGTGCGGTACCGTCCAACGTCGTGAGCCCTGTACGTCGCTGTTCGCGCACCGCTTGCGGCCGTCCCGCCGTAGCGACGCTGACGTACGTCTACGCCGACTCGACCGCGGTCCTCGGCCCGCTCGCCACCTACGCCGAACCCCACTGCTACGACCTGTGCGCCGAGCACTCCGAGCGCCTCACCGCCCCGCGCGGCTGGGAGGTCGTCCGGCTTCTCGACGGTTCGGCCCCGGCCCGCCCCAGCGGCGACGACCTCGAAGCCCTTGCGAACGCCGTGCGTGAGGCGGCCCGCCCCCAGGAGCGGGCGGCCGAGGCGGGCGGCGGGGGCCGCGGGGCCGACCCGCGGGAAGTGGCGCGGCGCGGGCACCTGCGCGTGCTGCGTTCGCCCGACAACTGA
- a CDS encoding metallopeptidase family protein yields the protein MDKPVTPRAAAPGPRRRDRHGRGMRGPIAPPQVPLAASRSEAFADLVQDSVERLERRWPQLADIDFLVLEVPRLDGPGQAWNDEAVPLGGTISAREGRPARVVVYRRPVEIRTKGRDERAALVHEVVVEQVAELLGLTPETVDPRYGEDQG from the coding sequence ATGGACAAGCCCGTAACGCCCCGTGCCGCCGCCCCCGGGCCCCGCCGTCGTGATCGCCACGGACGGGGCATGCGCGGCCCGATCGCACCCCCGCAGGTACCGCTCGCCGCGAGCCGCTCGGAGGCGTTCGCCGATCTGGTGCAGGACTCCGTGGAGCGCCTGGAGCGTCGGTGGCCGCAACTCGCCGACATCGATTTCCTGGTCCTGGAGGTGCCGCGGCTCGACGGGCCCGGCCAGGCGTGGAACGACGAGGCCGTTCCGCTCGGCGGCACGATCAGCGCGCGCGAGGGCCGCCCCGCGCGCGTGGTCGTCTACCGGCGGCCGGTCGAGATCCGCACCAAGGGGCGCGACGAGCGGGCGGCACTGGTGCACGAGGTCGTCGTGGAGCAGGTCGCCGAGCTGCTCGGGCTGACGCCGGAGACGGTGGATCCGCGCTACGGCGAGGACCAGGGCTAG